The Coffea arabica cultivar ET-39 chromosome 2c, Coffea Arabica ET-39 HiFi, whole genome shotgun sequence genome includes the window GGTTCGTATGATTCATACTAAAATTATTATTTCGAATAATCCATTTCAACTTTTCTGTCCatgtaaatgaaaataattAGGTTAAACTGTACACAAGTACAATGTTAATTGGCAATTTTTCACAAATTGGTTTTGGAGGTGTCATAGTTATAagattttgacattttgagaAAGAATTAGTCTTTAAAGAAATAACTCATGAAATGTTAAAGGAGGATAAAGAGTTCAGCTGCTTAAGTTTCTCAATGCATTACTGAGATGAACAATCTATTGCTCAAATTGGACCATAGTGTAGAGGAATGACAAGTGGATGAACAGAGAAAGGAAATCATAATGGCTGCGTATTCTGTCcttagatgaagaagatgccgGAGAACTTAGTGCCCATTTTACTTACTCATGATATTCGTTTTGAGATCCAATTTATAAGTTGCAAACCATAAACCTTCTTGTCTCTAGATACTGTCAAATGACAAAGAAATTGATGCATCAGTGGCCTATATATGCCTTTCAATATTCTAATTCTCGTGTCTGGTGTGTTGAATCAGTTTAGTtacagaatttttttaaaaatgttttCAACCTGAAGTCTAATATGTTTATGGTACTAGTCAACAAATACAAAAGACTCTGCATGCTTCTTTTGTCAACTAAATCTGATAAACTTCCAAAATAACAGGGTTTTATTGCCTTCACATTGTGAAAGCAACGGCTCTCTGAAAAGTGAAAGCCTAATGCGAGTATTATTGCTGGTTGAAGCGATCCAATTACATGTTCAAAATATATTGCTTGAGAAACTTCCTGAATATTTTGACCTGGGCTTTCATGATCGTACCTCTGGAACATCATCCTTGCGTCTTGATGAGGATATAGCTCGGTTGATCCTCAACCAGTTCCGTTGGCTTGACTTTCTTGTGGATTCTCAGGCATTTACTGAAAAACTGTTGCAAGTTTTATCCATTTGTCCCCTTCACTTGAAGAAAGAGATTATTGGGTCTTTGCCTGAGGTTATTGGGGTTCAGCATAACAAAGTTGTGGTTGATTCACTTCAGCAGATGCTCCATGAAGATTCTTCTATCATTGTTCCTGTGCTTGATACTTTCTCCAACATCAACTTAGATGATTTATTGCAAGATCAGGTTGTATTTTTTCCTTATATGCCCAGGAGAATTAGAGTTTCTAGTTTATATTTGGATTGCCGTTGGTTACTAGTCTTTATTTATGATGTGTTGGTTCTCAAATTTTCTGAAGGTGACTGCAGTAGCATTGTCTTGCATTCGCACGGTTGAGGTGGAAGATATGCCTTACCTTCTCAGATTCTTATTACTATCTGCTACACCAAAGAATGCTCGGCGAATAATATCAAAGATTCGGGAACAGCtaaaatttcttggtttgtCAACTGTTATGGCTACGCAGCACAGTAAACTCAAAGGGAAAGTTGTTGGAAATAATGCAGATGCTTTAGTTCTTGATGCATTGAAATCAAGTATTAGATTTAAAAATGTAGGTTTCACTTGTATATAGGTCTACAGATATAGCCATATGTTACTGTTCTTCCTTCATTACAAATCATTGCAGTTTGTAAATTGATTTTCCTCTACTTGCAGATGCTTTGCGAGGAGATTTTGAAAGTACTGCAAAGCGTTGAGAAAGTGCAGGATCATAAGATGATTGACATGTGGTTTTATGTACTCGTATATATGAATTGTGAGGCATTGCAGAAAAGTGTTCTGAAGTTACTTAAGAAAAAAATCATTGAAGGTTgtattgaagaagctatgttTTATCAGTGCATACATGGGAATAAGGATTTGGTGCAGGTATACTGTCCTaaccatttttaattttttttaaagtctgTAGAATGAAGCTTTATCTTAATTTTATTGATGTGTATTGCTTCAATAGGATCAGTTCTAAAGTTGTCTTCTAACTTGTCAGTGTTGTATCGTATATCAGGATTATCTCCCCATTTTTCTGTCTATATCTGAGTACTTAACATCATGCAAAGAAAAGACACTGAGGGAGTTCAGCAATCACATGTATACATGTTTGTTTGAGGAGCTTCATGATACTTATTCAAGACAGGAAGTGAGTATCCTTTATCTTTGGATGTTAACATTTTGATAGGAGAACAGAAGGGTTTTATAACACTAGGTTTATTGGTACTGCTTATTGTAAAGATTTTAGGAGCTTTAGCGTCCCATGTAGGCTCTGGGATCAGTCTTGAAGTGAATACTGCTTTGGAAGCCATGCTTAAGCTGACCTCCAAGCATCCGGAGGAATTGGTTCAGCTTGCTTCTCACCTAACTGGTACGAATCTCTCATGCATTTACAAGTACATGACTACagttttatttaaattatacatCTTTATTACTCAGGTATCTTGGATTACTTGGAGAGCTTCAATACTGAAAGCCTGCACAAGGTTACCATTCTAATATTTCAGACTACTTTCGACATTTCTTCTGGTGCTTGTTTTAATATGTACCCCTCATTCTGCAGGTCTATGAAGTTTTCAGTCTTCTTGCTCTTTCAGCTCAATCTTGTTCAGATTCATGTGGATCTTCTATCAAGAACGAACTTCTAATGATCATAAGAAAGCAGGTGAAAATGAATAACCTTTTTAAATACGCAATGTATATCTTCAAAGTGGCctatgtctttttcttttgtgtaaATAATTTTCTGTGTTTCATTTtcctatttgtttttattttttgtttttgtttttgagatTGTCCTCTAATTATCCTTTtaatcaattaggtgaaccatgtTGATCTTTCTTACAAAAGAATGGGTCTTATTGGAACATTGAAGGTAGTTTCGCTTCTGGGGGATGGAACTAGTTCTTCTCCATCTCAGGTAGTGTTGCACTACTTTCAGTTCCAAACTACATTTCCAGAGAAAATAATCACAGGAATCCAATTATCTAATTCTCAGTCATAGTAATGTCTAATGACCAGTGATTCtggatatatttttttcattttccatatATGGTTCTACTTTAACCAGCAAGCTCTTCTGATTCCCAACACCTGTATCTATCTCACTGAGTACAAGTTGAACAAGTATATGGAGTTAGCCAGTCTAAACTCTGAAAACTGCATTGCTTGATCTGACTTCCCCTGTGCAACAGTAAAAACAGGTTTTTTACTTGTAGCTTTGTGATTATGTGAGACTTGAACCTTAAATTCGGAGGGTTAACTGTTTTATGCTGATTATGTTCTATTGGATGCTCAACCACTTAATCATACATTGAATGTCGAAACAGTTGgggtagaaaagaaaaatgatttgaGAGTTGCAAAGATCATTCACATTCAGAAATAGAAAGAGAGACACAGAAATGTAGGGTAGAAAgaagagagggagggagggaaggggagaaaagaatgataagattaAATTACTAAACAAAATAGGAAACGGAAAATGCCTGCATCCATAGTCTTAAAAGCATGAATTGCTGAGGGATAATTATACATATTAATAAACTAACCCTTGACATTGATCACATAATCAGAGTTTGATTGAGATGGTGTTGGACGGAAAAGAGATGAAGCAACCTTTTAAAGACACATGGGGCAGAAAATGGTGACAATGAGGAATGATGATAGATTGTATGACAATTGAATGTCTTTTGATTGTCGGGCTTGGTGTGTGCAAAGATGAATGTTGCTGAATAAAGCTTTTAGATATGCATTGATGCTTACTTGTGTTCCGTGTTGATTAATTGTGTTCCATGTTGATTAGCTTCCATAAGTTGTCAGTGAGTCTTCTTTGCATGGTTTACCATGTTTCTTGTTCCTTTGGCTTCTTATGATTCAAACATGGCTCCAATGGTCTAATGTTGCATGCTCATTGTTCTCCATATTGCCAGCAGCATCTGATTAAGCAACTACATCTGACCAATGACCCACTTAAAGACTTTATATGGGCTTAGTATACTGTTCATTTGGGTAAGATCGCCAGCTAAAACAATAACTGAGCTATCTGCACTTGAATATTACATGGACTTGGTTACAGGTGTCAGACATGGGCACATGTCTTGGCATCCCATATGTTAATTTTGTAAGATTAGGGCATGCCAACATTGCAAAAGACCTGGACACGTGGACATCGTTGTGTCTTTTCTTTGTCAATTTTGTGCAACATTTTAAGTATATATCATGACTATTACAACTTACATCATCTTTGCTCATGCTTCGCATCATCTTTGCACATGGAAATACTGCATATTAGAAAAGGAAATAGAAGAAACTCAATTATTTTTTGACAATAAACTCACTCAAACACAGGTTTTGTACTAAAAACAAGCTTTGCGCCCTTTCTtcccttccatttttcttcttgttgggtACATCACCTTTGGCATGTTAGGAACTTTAGATGAAGTGTTGGACAATGATATGATACCAGTACCAGTTTTGTATCATGTCCACCACCTTGTTTCTTTCTTGACTTTCTTGGTTATCAAAAGTCATCCCTATTTAAGTTCTAAGATGATCCATATTCCCCTTAAATTTTTTGTTACAGAAGTCAAATTATGAGGAAGCTCTTGAACTCTTGGAAACATCTTTTGAATCATGCAAGCAGTTGCCCTTACCACTGATCTTATTTTATGAAGAATTGGCTGCTACCATGCAAAACAGGATGCTTCATCCAGCAATCATAGAATGGTGAATTGCATAAAAGAACTAGAAGTTGTAGCTTGTGAGGTTAACAGTCTATTATATTTGAAtctatttattcttgatttgtaGGATAGGCAAACATGTAGGAGAGTTTGAATCGAAATTTTTATCTGATCTAGATGGTGGTGAATTACCTTCCAAAGGCTCGTATTGTGGTTTGGAAGGTAAATTTCTGTGGAGAATCTAGATATGCTCTGATGGCTTTAGAATTAGGAATCGTGCAAGTTATCAAAAGCTTTTCCCTTTCATTCTTGATGCAGGGGAACTTTGGATGAACCTTGATGGAGATATATCTCCTGTATGCCTGAATATTTTGCCGCTTATTTCCTCTTCATTAAGGTATTTTCCACTATTTTCCTTGCATATATGGTTTTTTAAGTTTCTAGATTCAGGATTCTGTTAGCAAAATTAATGACTGAATGTGCCAGattgaagttgtccatcatccATTACTATTATCCAGAGTCTGAAAGCATAAACTTCTAAACCAAGCTAACATTTTTCAACTGCCTGCACTGAGCAACTAGGAAACAACTTAGAAATAGTAGAGAGGAAACTAAGGTGGGTTACTAATGCTTTACTGCAACATAGATTGACCTTTGGGCAAGATTGCTAGAGGTTGTGGGTGTGCTATGCTTTGCTTAGTGACCTTGAAGTGATACCACCTTTTTATTTCTCTCTGGAATTATGTATTGTTGTTGTTACAGTCGTTATGTTTTGAATGGAACTCAGCAGATAGAATATGTAAAGTTAGttatcttcttttgttgctcTGAGTGAAAGCTTGATGTGTGCGTGTTCATGCTCTAGAAGTGAACCTCTGGAAGAGGCAAGGGAAAGGAGTGCTGGGTCATGATGCTTCTGGCAGTTCCAAGACAATATATGGAAAAGAAGATCAACTGGTTTATGTATGCTATCTATATAAGTGTTAGAAACATTTGGTTTGCCAATGAAAGATGCGTTATAATTTAGAATAATAGTAGGTTGGTTTTGGCTGGTGTAGATATAAAAAGAGATGTTGAGAAACAACCTTGAGATCTTCACTTTGGCCATTTCTAACAGCTCTGACTTTTCCCCTGTTCCTCTGCATAATCTGGACTTGGAGGATTATTGACCTGAATAAGCCCTATATTTGTAGTGGATTGAAAACAATTTTTAATGCATATCCTTCAATCCTCAAGTTTGCCTTGAATCTCAGCATCAATTTGTACACCTATTCTAGAATATGTTATGCTATAGAGTCACTTTAATGTTTATTATTCGGTCTGCAGGTCCCCATCTCCATTACAGATTCTTCCTGCTTACTTTGTCTTACTTTCTGCAGTAAGTGGATTGGTTTCTATCTTTCTTTGGAAAGAagccaaaattttgttttctgatGTCAATCATTTGGTAGATTGAGAGTCTGGTAAACCAAGGATCTCTTGGAGGCATTGACGCACTTTTGGGTTGCCCTTTACATCTTCCATCTTCTAAGGTAAGCTGAGTCTTTGGATCCATTCACATTTACCTGCCTTGCTTGGGAAATTATACCATCATATACTGCAAATCTGAGAATATCAGAAAAAATTTGGCAAATAGTTGCATCCTTCATGTCAAATTTTGGTCCAACTCCAGTTTGCTTTATGCATATGTGGACAATTATTTTGCAATTGTGATGTAACTATAAGCCAAAGAAGTACATCCATTAGAGAAGAAAaagatgttttaaattttttttttagaagttCGGATAGTTTGTATGGTCAATAATAGTTCAATACAAGTAAAAAGCTATGTGatcttgtttattttattttgtgctTTTGACTTGTTTAGCTGCACAATGTTCCTGTTTTAACATTAAGGGACTGATTGCGATGATTTTAACAGTTTATCTCACGATCCAGTTTATATTTCCCTAAACAGAGATTTTCTCAGCAGCTACACAGAACTAGGATTGTCAGATTCCTATAGGATGTGATGTAAAACAATGCTGCCCCCCTTCCCGTAGAGGATTAGATTTTTGCATCTTAGTGCTGCATAGGTGAAGATTGAGGAGTGATTATCCTATGAATCCAACTATTTAAGCTGTTTATTCTCATTTGCATCACAAAGTATCAAACTAGGAGGCTTTTTTTCTATGTTTGCACCCACACATATGTCTCCAGTGAACTGTCATGTATTTGATGACATCCTGTCAAATCCTGTCAATTATTTGATGACATATGTCCTAGCTGCTTACTAATTGTCTGTATCTTTTGGTTTTTTGTCTGTATCAGTATCTTTCCGACTCCATGTGGCAGTCGTTGAGTGGGAAGCAAAAGCAGACTATCATTCTCTGTCTTTATTATGCTGCTAATTGGATACGGGAACTCGTAAGTGTCAAAATTTGTCTCTTTTAAACAAAATTGTTGGGTTATTGTAAACAGTCATACTAtaatttgtttaatttctaACATTTCTTCTATGTTCTATAGCTCAATGCATTTTGTTCTCAAGTTACTGAAAATTTTGACTCCATAAGTCAAGCAACAAAGGAGGAGATTACTCTTAAGCTATTGAAACGCTTAAGAAACCTTATGTATGTTTTCGTGGacccttttcaaattttttgtatataattTCTATTTTACATCCTTTTCTGTACAATTTTTTGGCAGTAACTAATGATAGGTTACTCCTCTGCCAAACTCTCTTTTTCAAGCCCTAGTGGAACGTGAAATAAACTCATAAATGACTACTTGTATTTTCCTAGTCCATCCATATACAGtcacttagatacactacatgTGTCTAAGTAGTCCAGTAATAGAGCAACTTACAAAATCCTGATGACAGATTGGGCAAGACATTCATTTCCTTGTTTCCCAGTGATAATACGTTTACACATATATTAAGATTTTTCGCGTCATTTAAAAATCATAAAGTCACTATGAAGCCTTTAAGAAGGATTTGATGAACTATCCAGTTAATTAGTCAAattcatttgatcttgcaaaATGATATGGCCTATTTCCTCTTGTTGGAAAAGGGAACTTAGTCAAATTCATTCAATCTTGCAAAATGATATGGCCTATTTCCTCTGAAAAAGAGAAGTTAGTCTGGATCCATATTCTGTAGGATACCTTGTGCACTGTAAGATGGTTATACTTCGTCAAATAATTTCCTATTTTTACTGGAAAACTTGTGGGAGGATCCTATATAAGTGTTTGGGAGAATATTCTTCATGCAGAAACCAAAATAGCTTTAAAAATCACATTCAagttcttaagaaatatattgAATAGCAAAAAAAATCTGACTATTTTGTCTATTGTTCTTGCTGCTATAGACACCAAGTTTAAGAAGCTGTCTTATTCactataaagaaaaagaaaaaatgaaaactaaACTTTAGTTCTTAAGGCCCCAGTTAGGTATTCTACATTATAAAGGACAAGgttttagatctttgtagtttTAGACTAAACAGGACAAAGTGTCTTAAAGTTGTAGATCCTTTTGCAGGGAAGACTACCTATTGTTGTTTGTCTTGCTTAGGGCCATAATAAGTTGAGGATAATGTACAAGTCAAATACTTTCTATGGACAAGACTCCAAACACCAAGTTCTCTTGGATACTCTAGTCAATTCATACTGAAAAGAGAGATTTATATAAATTAGGCATGTATATAAAAATACCATTGCAAGTAAATTAGAAGATATAATGCCTCTATGGAAGTAATTCACACAAATCATGTTTCAGTAGATACTACTTGGGATATACTATAGATGCAGGTCCAAACAGACGAGTATACATCCTTGTAAATACTTGaacatgtatttttttttcaaggttcACTGAACACAAACTTTATTTGATGAATAATGTgtaataaatttaaaatatattatttagcCCTTAACATGTAATAAACCTTGAAGTATAACTGATCAGACTTCATTGAAAAGGACATATATAATATGTATACAAACATATGTGTTAGGTGCACAACACATGGACACGGATGCACTTTATGATTTAACCTTATTTTTTAAACCAAGTTACTTCTTGTTGGTGCGGCCATTTGGCAACTGTTTGACTTTATGTGCTAATTTACTTGTTAACCATTCGAGTCTATTGACTTTTACAAGTGCACTGTGTCACATTGATGCCCTACATTGGCATCATGGGTCATGTTAAATTCTTAAATTTTAACATGTTTTTCCATGGCTCTTCCCAGTGCTAAACCAAGTTGCCCCTGTTTTTCTTCTGTTCACTCGTTGGGTGCTTCAGAAAGACTAAATTTGAGAAACAGAGATATTATAATTGACCCTTGCAAACAGATCTTATCAAAGAGAGATCCAGGTTTGGATGAGTATTAAAGAAAGGCTTTGGTAAATCATTTGAATATTCTAGAACTCCCAAATAGTTTAGTTGACAAGACTGCTAGGTTTTATCAGCTCTTTGATTCTGACCACAAAACCTTGATGTAGAAGACCTTCTTCCTTTGACCAAATCATTATTCAGAAAACCTTAAGCAGTAAGAATATCTTTTTCAGCGTAATCACATGCCTCATAAGCTTACATATCATATAATTACATTATAGACCTGTCAAGCCTTCAATAGTCTATGGTTCCAATTGAGCTTGTAAAACTGAAAACTGTGTTCGGATATGAGGTTTTTATCAGTTGTTAGTTTTgtgtatatgttgtatattgtagGCAAAGCTACTGAAAACACTATTGTTAATTCAAAAATTGCAACTAAGGTTGTAACTGGTTAAGCGAAATTGTGCAGAATAATCTTGATGTGTTTCTTCCCCTGGGTGTTTCGGGAGAGTTATTTTGTCATTGTATCAGGTCCTGGGAAATAAAACAAGAACAGGAAAGCTATCCAAGttacaaagattttttttttttttccgggtcACTTCTTCTTTTGACCAAGGATTAGGGTTGAAAAATGAACTAAGTCATTGAATGTTCAAATAGTTCAGCTTGATAAGAGCTCGTTCAAGCTTGGTTCACTAACTAATCAAGCTAAACATGAACAAGACTTAGCTTCGTTAAAGGTTAAAGCTTGGCTCAATGAGCATAAAACTTGAAAAGTAAAGCTCCAGCTAGGTACCTCAGCTAAGACTG containing:
- the LOC113732616 gene encoding uncharacterized protein isoform X4 → MVLSRKRHHNSNNSFVPPYAQPPNSKVPKSTAAAVASNVRRQTVNDSVSSSSSVVVKFVSVLADAGCTLINPTGPPCLPSDLLKLRLHLQRRFSDDSALRADFLSGLSSYINVSSDNLRRVLLPSHCESNGSLKSESLMRVLLLVEAIQLHVQNILLEKLPEYFDLGFHDRTSGTSSLRLDEDIARLILNQFRWLDFLVDSQAFTEKLLQVLSICPLHLKKEIIGSLPEVIGVQHNKVVVDSLQQMLHEDSSIIVPVLDTFSNINLDDLLQDQVTAVALSCIRTVEVEDMPYLLRFLLLSATPKNARRIISKIREQLKFLGLSTVMATQHSKLKGKVVGNNADALVLDALKSSIRFKNMLCEEILKVLQSVEKVQDHKMIDMWFYVLVYMNCEALQKSVLKLLKKKIIEGCIEEAMFYQCIHGNKDLVQDYLPIFLSISEYLTSCKEKTLREFSNHMYTCLFEELHDTYSRQEILGALASHVGSGISLEVNTALEAMLKLTSKHPEELVQLASHLTGILDYLESFNTESLHKVYEVFSLLALSAQSCSDSCGSSIKNELLMIIRKQVNHVDLSYKRMGLIGTLKVVSLLGDGTSSSPSQKSNYEEALELLETSFESCKQLPLPLILFYEELAATMQNRMLHPAIIEWIGKHVGEFESKFLSDLDGGELPSKGSYCGLEGELWMNLDGDISPVCLNILPLISSSLRSPSPLQILPAYFVLLSAIESLVNQGSLGGIDALLGCPLHLPSSKYLSDSMWQSLSGKQKQTIILCLYYAANWIRELLNAFCSQVTENFDSISQATKEEITLKLLKRLRNLIFLESLINESLKQYPLCLPELYPRMETLSSSQYQMGDLEKKSELIQENRSVSQKSKRNIRKTSKVSKSSTVDDKLKQPTIIEMLKNAGSITSQEILNEDSSGKMPKGSMCEDGKKDAPDSVIIRTVEIFEAVKKVEAQKHKFRPIRVHCYSILAFKKLGDAKISTIGCGIYLNYLMIVRNGSDELFIWSLYAESRTLLQ
- the LOC113732616 gene encoding uncharacterized protein isoform X3: MVLSRKRHHNSNNSFVPPYAQPPNSKVPKSTAAAVASNVRRQTVNDSVSSSSSVVVKFVSVLADAGCTLINPTGPPCLPSDLLKLRLHLQRRFSDDSALRADFLSGLSSYINVSSDNLRRVLLPSHCESNGSLKSESLMRVLLLVEAIQLHVQNILLEKLPEYFDLGFHDRTSGTSSLRLDEDIARLILNQFRWLDFLVDSQAFTEKLLQVLSICPLHLKKEIIGSLPEVIGVQHNKVVVDSLQQMLHEDSSIIVPVLDTFSNINLDDLLQDQVTAVALSCIRTVEVEDMPYLLRFLLLSATPKNARRIISKIREQLKFLGLSTVMATQHSKLKGKVVGNNADALVLDALKSSIRFKNMLCEEILKVLQSVEKVQDHKMIDMWFYVLVYMNCEALQKSVLKLLKKKIIEGCIEEAMFYQCIHGNKDLVQDYLPIFLSISEYLTSCKEKTLREFSNHMYTCLFEELHDTYSRQEILGALASHVGSGISLEVNTALEAMLKLTSKHPEELVQLASHLTGILDYLESFNTESLHKVYEVFSLLALSAQSCSDSCGSSIKNELLMIIRKQVNHVDLSYKRMGLIGTLKVVSLLGDGTSSSPSQKSNYEEALELLETSFESCKQLPLPLILFYEELAATMQNRMLHPAIIEWIGKHVGEFESKFLSDLDGGELPSKGSYCGLEGELWMNLDGDISPVCLNILPLISSSLRSPSPLQILPAYFVLLSAIESLVNQGSLGGIDALLGCPLHLPSSKYLSDSMWQSLSGKQKQTIILCLYYAANWIRELLNAFCSQVTENFDSISQATKEEITLKLLKRLRNLIFLESLINESLKQYPLCLPELYPRMETLSSSQYQMGDLEKKSELIQENRSVSQKSKRNIRKTSKVSKSSTVDDKLKQPTIIEMLKNAGSITSQEILNEDSSGKMPKGSMCEDGKKDAPDSVIIRTVEIFEAVKKVEAQKHKFRPIRVHCYSILAFKKNQELCCSDPSAELPLHLYLLRELNQKLDYFSPLSKQISLQWMSLHPGFSEMKGAEFLHQLRPLFPFFKGNLDCAISGLKEGDEVCQYHWKDYSTLAGNPSIVKMVVSKSLVHGFVFVETLCCFGKACNSFLQQEV
- the LOC113732616 gene encoding uncharacterized protein isoform X1, whose translation is MVLSRKRHHNSNNSFVPPYAQPPNSKVPKSTAAAVASNVRRQTVNDSVSSSSSVVVKFVSVLADAGCTLINPTGPPCLPSDLLKLRLHLQRRFSDDSALRADFLSGLSSYINVSSDNLRRVLLPSHCESNGSLKSESLMRVLLLVEAIQLHVQNILLEKLPEYFDLGFHDRTSGTSSLRLDEDIARLILNQFRWLDFLVDSQAFTEKLLQVLSICPLHLKKEIIGSLPEVIGVQHNKVVVDSLQQMLHEDSSIIVPVLDTFSNINLDDLLQDQVTAVALSCIRTVEVEDMPYLLRFLLLSATPKNARRIISKIREQLKFLGLSTVMATQHSKLKGKVVGNNADALVLDALKSSIRFKNMLCEEILKVLQSVEKVQDHKMIDMWFYVLVYMNCEALQKSVLKLLKKKIIEGCIEEAMFYQCIHGNKDLVQDYLPIFLSISEYLTSCKEKTLREFSNHMYTCLFEELHDTYSRQEILGALASHVGSGISLEVNTALEAMLKLTSKHPEELVQLASHLTGILDYLESFNTESLHKVYEVFSLLALSAQSCSDSCGSSIKNELLMIIRKQVNHVDLSYKRMGLIGTLKVVSLLGDGTSSSPSQKSNYEEALELLETSFESCKQLPLPLILFYEELAATMQNRMLHPAIIEWIGKHVGEFESKFLSDLDGGELPSKGSYCGLEGELWMNLDGDISPVCLNILPLISSSLRSPSPLQILPAYFVLLSAIESLVNQGSLGGIDALLGCPLHLPSSKYLSDSMWQSLSGKQKQTIILCLYYAANWIRELLNAFCSQVTENFDSISQATKEEITLKLLKRLRNLIFLESLINESLKQYPLCLPELYPRMETLSSSQYQMGDLEKKSELIQENRSVSQKSKRNIRKTSKVSKSSTVDDKLKQPTIIEMLKNAGSITSQEILNEDSSGKMPKGSMCEDGKKDAPDSVIIRTVEIFEAVKKVEAQKHKFRPIRVHCYSILAFKKNQELCCSDPSAELPLHLYLLRELNQKLDYFSPLSKQISLQWMSLHPGFSEMKGAEFLHQLRPLFPFFKGNLDCAISGLKEGDEVCQYHWKDYSTLAGNPSIVKMVVSKSLVHGFVFVETLCCFGKILNLTNILNDKTALSDLLEAFQSINIPDSFFQGMQLIPATGSIDYLYCGTYYFLEGVFDAARTISYKLASEVVVALESVTISIQKFLDKSVSGSAKGIDPGSTKELLIFLRNRLGASAQKLLFQKRDDIIDKSS
- the LOC113732616 gene encoding uncharacterized protein isoform X2; translated protein: MVLSRKRHHNSNNSFVPPYAQPPNSKVPKSTAAAVASNVRRQTVNDSVSSSSSVVVKFVSVLADAGCTLINPTGPPCLPSDLLKLRLHLQRRFSDDSALRADFLSGLSSYINVSSDNLRRVLLPSHCESNGSLKSESLMRVLLLVEAIQLHVQNILLEKLPEYFDLGFHDRTSGTSSLRLDEDIARLILNQFRWLDFLVDSQAFTEKLLQVLSICPLHLKKEIIGSLPEVIGVQHNKVVVDSLQQMLHEDSSIIVPVLDTFSNINLDDLLQDQVTAVALSCIRTVEVEDMPYLLRFLLLSATPKNARRIISKIREQLKFLGLSTVMATQHSKLKGKVVGNNADALVLDALKSSIRFKNMLCEEILKVLQSVEKVQDHKMIDMWFYVLVYMNCEALQKSVLKLLKKKIIEGCIEEAMFYQCIHGNKDLVQDYLPIFLSISEYLTSCKEKTLREFSNHMYTCLFEELHDTYSRQEILGALASHVGSGISLEVNTALEAMLKLTSKHPEELVQLASHLTGILDYLESFNTESLHKVYEVFSLLALSAQSCSDSCGSSIKNELLMIIRKQVNHVDLSYKRMGLIGTLKVVSLLGDGTSSSPSQKSNYEEALELLETSFESCKQLPLPLILFYEELAATMQNRMLHPAIIEWIGKHVGEFESKFLSDLDGGELPSKGSYCGLEGELWMNLDGDISPVCLNILPLISSSLRSPSPLQILPAYFVLLSAIESLVNQGSLGGIDALLGCPLHLPSSKYLSDSMWQSLSGKQKQTIILCLYYAANWIRELLNAFCSQVTENFDSISQATKEEITLKLLKRLRNLIFLESLINESLKQYPLCLPELYPRMETLSSSQYQMGDLEKKSELIQENRSVSQKSKRNIRKTSKVSKSSTVDDKLKQPTIIEMLKNAGSITSQEILNEDSSGKMPKGSMCEDGKKDAPDSVIIRTVEIFEAVKKVEAQKHKFRPIRVHCYSILAFKKNQELCCSDPSAELPLHLYLLRELNQKLDYFSPLSKQISLQWMSLHPGFSEMKGAEFLHQLRPLFPFFKGNLDCAISGLKEGDEVCQYHWKDYSTLAGNPSIVKMVVSKSLVHGFVFVETLCCFGKTFLKHSSQLTYQTLSFKACNSFLQQEV